Proteins co-encoded in one Paracrocinitomix mangrovi genomic window:
- a CDS encoding YjjG family noncanonical pyrimidine nucleotidase, whose translation MTNIKHIFFDLDHTLWDFEKNSSETLSELFDEFGLADKIDNKEKFLATYQSVNGIYWKKYRNGKIDKDTVRFGRFRDTLDRFNVKDPDVIGRQIGDEYVRRGPHKTNLFPHTHETLSYLKEKYPLHIITNGFKEVQFIKLSGSNLSQYFDIILCSEEVGKQKPHRLVFEKALEMAKVDPFDALMIGDNYEADILGAKKVGMQTIFFDPKNEGKHKHSKVINSLLELKSLL comes from the coding sequence ATGACAAACATCAAGCACATATTCTTTGACCTGGACCACACATTGTGGGACTTTGAAAAAAACTCATCTGAGACTTTGAGTGAGTTGTTTGATGAATTTGGATTGGCAGATAAAATTGATAACAAAGAAAAGTTTTTAGCTACCTATCAATCGGTAAATGGTATTTATTGGAAGAAATACAGAAACGGAAAAATTGACAAGGACACCGTGCGTTTTGGTAGATTTAGAGATACGCTGGATCGCTTCAATGTTAAAGACCCGGATGTAATTGGCAGGCAAATAGGAGACGAATATGTGAGAAGAGGACCTCATAAAACAAACCTCTTTCCACATACTCACGAAACCTTATCTTACTTAAAAGAAAAGTACCCTTTACACATCATTACCAACGGTTTTAAAGAAGTTCAATTCATTAAACTGAGCGGTAGCAATCTTTCTCAATATTTCGATATAATCCTGTGCTCAGAGGAAGTTGGTAAACAAAAACCTCACCGTTTGGTCTTTGAAAAAGCTCTTGAAATGGCAAAAGTTGACCCATTTGATGCATTGATGATTGGAGACAATTATGAAGCTGATATACTAGGAGCGAAAAAAGTAGGAATGCAAACTATTTTCTTTGACCCTAAGAATGAAGGAAAACATAAGCACTCAAAGGTGATTAACAGCTTGTTAGAGCTAAAATCGCTGTTGTAG
- the upp gene encoding uracil phosphoribosyltransferase has translation MVHILSKENSVLQHFLAEIRDVNVQMDAMRFRKNMERISEVMAYEMSKSLHYKVDEVTTPLGKKEVHRIDEPIVVASILRAGLTMHNGVLNYFDHAENAFISAYREENEEGGQDIKVHVEYLASPDLTCKTLVIVDPMLATGTSLLLTLDAIRKNGNPKKIHVMCAIASQPAVDKLQAELPDNAEIWLADVDEKLNSKAYIVPGLGDAGDLAFGVKL, from the coding sequence ATGGTACATATCTTAAGCAAAGAAAATTCAGTTTTACAGCACTTTTTGGCTGAGATTAGAGATGTGAATGTGCAGATGGACGCTATGCGTTTCAGAAAAAACATGGAGCGTATAAGCGAAGTCATGGCTTATGAAATGAGTAAAAGTCTGCATTACAAAGTAGATGAAGTCACAACTCCATTAGGAAAAAAAGAGGTTCACCGAATTGATGAACCAATCGTAGTTGCCTCTATACTGAGAGCGGGATTAACTATGCACAATGGAGTTTTGAATTATTTTGATCATGCAGAAAATGCATTTATATCTGCTTATAGAGAAGAAAATGAAGAGGGTGGACAAGACATAAAAGTTCATGTTGAATATTTAGCTTCGCCGGATCTAACATGTAAAACATTGGTTATTGTTGACCCAATGTTAGCTACAGGAACTTCTTTGCTTTTGACATTAGATGCCATTAGAAAAAACGGAAATCCAAAAAAAATTCACGTAATGTGTGCTATAGCGAGTCAACCTGCAGTTGATAAATTACAAGCCGAATTGCCTGATAATGCAGAAATATGGCTAGCGGACGTTGATGAAAAATTAAATAGCAAAGCTTATATCGTTCCCGGTCTTGGAGATGCAGGAGATTTAGCCTTTGGGGTAAAATTATAA
- a CDS encoding SDR family oxidoreductase — MKKTILLIGSSGGLGTALTKHFGMQEYNLALHYLDNPPSEIPANAKTYKADIKKEDEIENMIQQVVKDFGSIDILINNAGISKSEISWKTSAENWNDTIAVNLTGPFLATKHALPYMRDKQFGRIIFMSSIVAQTGFVGAAAYGASKAGLIGLTKSLAKEISNKNITVNSIALGYFNAGMINDVPDEMQEELIDKIPVSKLGDPSELAALMDYIISDKATYLTGQTLNLNGGLYS; from the coding sequence ATGAAGAAAACCATACTATTAATAGGAAGTTCAGGCGGATTAGGCACTGCCTTAACCAAACATTTTGGGATGCAAGAATACAACCTTGCTCTTCATTATTTAGATAATCCTCCTTCAGAAATTCCTGCCAACGCAAAAACCTATAAAGCTGACATCAAAAAAGAAGATGAAATTGAAAATATGATACAGCAAGTGGTGAAGGATTTTGGAAGTATTGATATCCTGATAAACAATGCAGGCATCAGTAAAAGTGAAATTAGCTGGAAAACTTCAGCTGAAAACTGGAATGATACTATTGCTGTAAATTTAACAGGCCCCTTCTTAGCTACTAAACATGCTTTGCCATATATGCGAGACAAGCAATTTGGCCGCATTATTTTTATGTCGTCAATAGTCGCGCAAACAGGATTTGTGGGAGCTGCTGCATACGGAGCATCAAAAGCAGGCTTAATAGGATTAACAAAATCGTTGGCCAAAGAAATTTCAAATAAAAATATTACCGTCAATTCAATTGCCCTTGGTTATTTCAATGCAGGAATGATCAATGATGTACCTGATGAAATGCAGGAAGAATTGATTGATAAAATCCCGGTAAGTAAACTGGGAGACCCTAGTGAATTAGCTGCATTAATGGATTACATTATTTCAGACAAAGCAACTTATCTTACTGGTCAAACATTAAATTTAAACGGCGGACTTTACTCTTAA
- a CDS encoding GNAT family N-acetyltransferase, which produces MQFFQRENIDTNKWDQRIADDDIENIFCYSWYLDNTAKNWGALIEGDYNTIVPIPYTTLLGVKQMYQPSFTREIDIFGNSFNWTEVLEYLAKDFKAIHFRTQHSLQIDGLSERKHQFIELKDTGLKYSTNAKRLIKKADQIFNYKKDTDPNQLIELFKATAFQKIETLKAKDLISLEQLMKVAINNNKGDLIACYEQDTFVGAGFFFKDKGRITYLKGVASEEAKKNGAMFGLINFAIEQYKEDYNIFDFGGSEIEGVANFYKKFGATDRTYYNCEIDNLPVWYKTLKKIKG; this is translated from the coding sequence ATGCAGTTTTTCCAAAGAGAAAATATTGACACAAATAAATGGGATCAGCGAATTGCAGATGATGACATTGAGAATATTTTCTGTTATTCATGGTATTTGGACAATACCGCTAAAAATTGGGGTGCATTAATAGAAGGTGATTACAATACCATTGTGCCCATTCCTTATACTACACTGCTTGGAGTTAAACAGATGTATCAACCGTCTTTCACAAGAGAAATAGACATTTTTGGTAATTCATTTAATTGGACTGAAGTACTGGAATATCTTGCCAAAGATTTTAAGGCAATTCACTTTAGAACACAACACAGTCTGCAAATTGACGGGCTATCTGAAAGAAAACATCAATTTATTGAATTAAAAGATACGGGCTTAAAATATAGCACCAACGCCAAACGTCTTATCAAAAAAGCAGATCAAATTTTCAATTATAAAAAGGATACTGATCCAAATCAACTGATTGAACTATTTAAAGCAACTGCTTTTCAAAAAATTGAAACACTTAAAGCCAAGGACCTGATATCTTTAGAACAACTAATGAAAGTAGCCATCAACAATAATAAAGGAGATTTAATCGCTTGCTATGAGCAGGACACCTTTGTAGGAGCTGGTTTCTTTTTTAAAGATAAGGGAAGGATAACTTATCTAAAAGGCGTTGCATCAGAAGAAGCTAAGAAAAATGGCGCTATGTTTGGCCTAATTAATTTCGCTATTGAGCAATACAAAGAGGATTATAATATCTTTGATTTTGGAGGATCAGAAATAGAAGGAGTTGCCAATTTTTATAAAAAATTTGGCGCTACAGACAGGACTTATTACAATTGTGAAATTGACAATCTTCCGGTTTGGTACAAAACCTTGAAAAAAATTAAAGGATGA